From a single Streptomyces liliifuscus genomic region:
- the rpsL gene encoding 30S ribosomal protein S12 — protein sequence MPTIQQLVRKGRQDKVEKNKTPALEGSPQRRGVCTRVFTTTPKKPNSALRKVARVRLTSGIEVTAYIPGEGHNLQEHSIVLVRGGRVKDLPGVRYKIIRGSLDTQGVKNRKQARSRYGAKKEK from the coding sequence GTGCCTACGATCCAGCAGCTGGTCCGGAAGGGCCGGCAGGACAAGGTCGAGAAGAACAAGACGCCCGCACTCGAGGGTTCGCCCCAGCGTCGCGGCGTCTGCACGCGTGTGTTCACGACCACCCCGAAGAAGCCGAACTCGGCCCTGCGTAAGGTCGCGCGTGTGCGTCTGACCAGCGGGATCGAAGTCACCGCTTACATTCCGGGTGAGGGACACAACCTGCAGGAGCACTCCATCGTGCTCGTGCGTGGTGGCCGTGTGAAGGACCTGCCGGGTGTTCGCTACAAGATCATCCGAGGTTCCCTGGACACCCAGGGTGTCAAGAACCGCAAGCAGGCCCGCAGCCGCTACGGCGCCAAGAAGGAGAAGTAG
- a CDS encoding DUF1707 and DUF4190 domain-containing protein: protein MSYPSWQPGEGPKDAQARQGSGGVPSWRGQGGQPPVWYGQGGPPQPGYGDTAHAMLASHSDRERAVDVLRAGFGEGRMEQAEFEKRVARAYAARTVGELALLVADLPQGPVPLPAAVGAVPRTFLPLPVPKTNEKAIGSAICGGLCLVTFGLTGLPAVILGHSARSEIRRRGESGDGLALTGLVIGWLATASWTLVVTLLLIAALTTG from the coding sequence GTGTCGTATCCGTCGTGGCAGCCGGGGGAGGGGCCGAAGGACGCGCAGGCCCGGCAGGGGTCGGGTGGTGTGCCGTCCTGGCGTGGGCAGGGGGGTCAGCCGCCGGTCTGGTACGGGCAGGGGGGTCCTCCGCAGCCCGGGTACGGGGACACCGCGCATGCCATGCTCGCCTCGCACTCCGACCGGGAGCGGGCCGTCGATGTGCTCAGAGCCGGCTTCGGCGAGGGGCGTATGGAGCAGGCCGAGTTCGAGAAGCGGGTGGCGCGGGCCTACGCGGCCCGTACGGTGGGCGAGCTGGCCCTTCTGGTGGCCGACCTGCCCCAGGGGCCCGTTCCGCTGCCGGCGGCCGTAGGGGCCGTGCCACGGACGTTCCTGCCCCTTCCGGTGCCGAAGACGAACGAGAAGGCGATCGGGTCGGCGATCTGCGGTGGGCTGTGTCTGGTGACCTTCGGGCTCACCGGTCTTCCCGCGGTGATTCTCGGCCATTCCGCGCGCTCCGAGATCCGTCGCAGAGGCGAGAGCGGTGACGGTCTCGCGCTCACCGGACTGGTCATCGGATGGCTGGCCACGGCCAGCTGGACCCTTGTGGTGACGCTGCTGCTCATCGCCGCACTGACGACCGGATGA
- the rpsG gene encoding 30S ribosomal protein S7, which produces MPRKGPAPKRPVIIDPVYGSPLVTSLINKVLLNGKRSTAERIVYGAMEGLREKTGNDPVITLKRALENIKPTLEVKSRRVGGATYQVPVEVKPGRASTLALRWLVGYSRARREKTMTERLLNELLDASNGLGAAVKKREDTHKMAESNKAFAHYRW; this is translated from the coding sequence ATGCCTCGTAAGGGCCCCGCCCCGAAGCGCCCGGTCATCATCGACCCGGTCTACGGTTCTCCTCTTGTCACGTCGCTCATCAACAAGGTGCTGCTGAACGGCAAGCGCTCCACCGCCGAGCGCATCGTCTACGGCGCCATGGAGGGCCTGCGCGAGAAGACCGGCAACGACCCGGTCATCACGCTCAAGCGCGCTCTTGAGAACATCAAGCCGACCCTCGAGGTCAAGTCCCGCCGTGTCGGTGGCGCCACCTACCAGGTGCCGGTCGAGGTCAAGCCCGGCCGCGCGAGCACCCTGGCGCTGCGCTGGCTGGTCGGTTACTCCCGCGCCCGTCGCGAGAAGACCATGACCGAGCGTCTGCTCAACGAGCTTCTCGACGCCTCCAACGGCCTCGGTGCCGCTGTGAAGAAGCGCGAGGACACCCACAAGATGGCCGAGTCCAACAAGGCCTTCGCGCACTACCGCTGGTAG